The Synechococcus sp. RS9916 DNA segment CTGAGGAAGGCCTCCAGTTGATCCAGGGGCAGGGCGCTGGGACCATCACAGCGCGCTGTGTTCGGATCGGGGTGGGACTCCAGAAACAGGCCTGCCAGGCCCACCGCCATGCCGGCTCGGGCCAGATCCACCACCTGGCTGCGGCGACCACCGGAGGCGGCCCCACCGGGATCCCGGCATTGCAGGGCATGGGTGACATCAAAAATCAGCGGCAGGTCATGGCAGCTGCGCTTCATCACCCCGAAGCCGAGCATGTCCACCACGAGGTTGTCGTAGCCGAAGTTGCTGCCCCGCTCGCAGATCAGCAGCTGTTCGTTGCCGCATTCGCGAAATTTCTCCACCACATTCGCCATCTGGGATGGGCTGAGGAACTGGGGTTTCTTGATGTTGATCACCGCTCCGGTGCTGGCCATCGCCTCCACCAGGTCGGTTTGGCGGGCCAGGAAGGCCGGCAGCTGGATGATGTCGCACACGGCAGCGGCCGGCGCTGCCTCCTCCGGGCTGTGCACGTCGGTGATCACCGGAATCCCGTGGGTGTCTTTCACCGCTTGGAGCATCTGGAGACCGTCCTTTAGGCCCGGGCCCCGATAGGAGTGGATCGATGAGCGGTTGGCCTTGTCGTAGGAGGCCTTGAACACCAGTGGAATGCCGAGGCGCTGGCAGACCGCCTTGTAGTGACCGGCCACCTCAACCGCGAAGTCGCGCGACTCGAGCACGTTGACCCCGCCGATCAGCACGAACGGTGCGTCGTTGGCGAAACGGATGTCGCCCAGTGCGACGCAGCGTGCGGCCATCGGATGCAGCTCAGGTGAAACGAAGCCTAGGGCTGGCTCTGGGGCCGCTTTAATCTCCCCTCACAGCCGAGATGCAGGCGAATGGCCGTCGCTCCGATCCCGATTTTCATCGGATACGACCCGCGGGAGCGGGCGGCCACCAATGTGTTGATCGACAGCCTTTATCAACACAGTTCTGCGCCCCTGGCGATCACGCCGCTGGTGACGCCCCAATTGGAGGCCCAGGGCTTGTACCGGCGCGAACGTGATCCGAAACAGAGCACGGCCTTCTCCTTTACCCGCTTTCTCGTGCCCCACCTGATGGGCTATCAGGGCTGGGCGCTGTTCATGGATTGCGACATGCTCTGCCGCGCTGACATCCAAGCGCTGTGGGATCAGCGCGATGACCGCTATGGCGCCATGTGCGTGCAGCATGAGCATGTGCCGGGTGAGACGGTGAAATTCCTGGGGGAAGTACAGAGCGCCTATCCCAAGAAAAACTGGAGTTCGCTGATGCTGCTCAATTGCAGCCGCTGCACCAAACTCACCGTCGATTACGTCAACACCGCCACCGGCTTGGAGCTGCATCGCTTTCACTGGCTGGAGGGCGACCATGAGATCGGCGCCATCCAGGGGGGCTGGAATCATCTGGTGGATGTGCAGGCTCCGCCCGAGACGCAGCAGGCTTCACCGATGCTGCATTGGACGCTCGGTGGGCCATGGTTCCGGGAGCAGCGCACCATGGGTGGTCCTTTGGCGGCGGAATGGTTTTCGGCCCGCGATGACGCCATGAAGTTGTGGGACTGATGACGATTCAGCGTTCTGTGGTGGCGGTGCCGGCCCGCCTGGCGTCCTCCCGTCTGCCAGACAAGGTGCTGGCGGAGATCGGCGGCAAGCCGATGATTCAGCGGGTGCTGGAGCAATGCGCCAAGGCCCAGGGGCCGGCGGCGGTGGTGTTGTGCACCGACAGTCCCCGCTTGCAGCAGTTGGCGGAGAGCTGGGGTTTCCCGGTGTTGATGACTTCGGAGTCCTGCAGTTCCGGCAGTGAACGGATTGCCTCGGTGGCCGATCAGCTGGTGGCCCGGGCCTGGAGTGAGGCTGCACAGGGCTGGGAGTCAGCCGTTCGCGCCCAGCGCCTGGCCAGCACGGCGGTGATCAATGTGCAGGGGGACCAGCCATTCCTTGAGCCGGATGTGGTCACCGCGATGGTGGAGGAATTTGGTCGGCGTGATCCTGTGCCCGCAGTGGTGACACCGGTGTATCGGCTCCAGCCCGAGACCATCCACAACCCGGCGGTGGTGAAGACGCTGTTGGCCCATGACGGACGGGCGCTCTATTTCTCCCGCTCCGCCATTCCCCATGTGCGGGATGTGGACCCTGCTGCATGGCATCAGCACACGGATTACTGGGGCCATGTGGGCATGTATGGCTTCCGCGGCGATGTGCTCGCAGCCTGGGATCAGCTCCCGGCGTCTCCGCTGGAGGATCTTGAGCGGCTGGAACAGTTGCGTCTGATTGAGGCGGGTCACACGATTGCGACCTTCCAGGTGGAGGGCACGTCCCTCTCGGTGGATACCGCCGAGCAGCTGGAGCAGGCCCGCCAGATGGCGCTGGCTCAGGCCTGAGACCAGCGGCTGGTGGTAGGCCACAGCTGTTGAAGGTCTAGGCCGGGCAGTGCCTGCTGTGCCCGCTTGAGATCGTCCGCGTGTTGGCGACCCATCTCTGCCAGCAGGTCATCGGGAATCACCGTCTTGGTGGCGCTCACGTTCACCTTCTCGCCCCAGGCGGGTGCCTGGTACGGGACCCCAAGGAAGTGGCAGAGCTCTGCGTAGGTGGGTTGGGTAAACAGGGTTTCAAACAGTCCTACAAAGCAGTGCTCCAAGCCAAAGGCCTGATCGAGCGCATCGAGGGTCTGGCCGTAGTCGCTGCGCAGGCCGCGCCCTTTGGCCACCCGTTTGCGCAGGGTGGCCACTTCCGTGGCGGCATCCCGCAGCCCCTGCTTGCGCAGTTTCATCCGCTGGCTGGAGATCAGCCGTTCGATCGGATCGCGCATCAGAAACACCGGTTTCACGGGGGTGCCGCGGACCTGGAAGCTGGTGTTGATGCCCTTCAGGGTGTCGGCGCTGAGCAGCGCATAGGAGGGGGTGATGTCTCCCGTGAGCTGGATCTGTGCGCCCCGCAGACGCGGACGGGTCAGCAGCCACTGGAAATACTCCGCGTAATGCTCGGGGTTGTGGATGAACCACTGGCGCAGCCAGGTGCGCGGTTGAACCCAGGTGCGCGGTTGCAGAGGCTTGCAATTGAGCTGCCGGAAGCGCTTCAGCTCGGCGATGGTGCGGGCGTCGTGAACGTGATATTCCTTCAGGCAGCCGAAATCGGCGTCAGGCCGCGTGTGCAGCTGCTGATGTAGCCAGGAAGTTCCTGCTTTCTGGGCCCCGACCCCCAGCAGGAATACGCCTGGAGGATTGGCATTGGAATCGAGGGACTTAGTCATTGCGGTCTCTCCAGCCGTTGCGGCTGAGGTCGGTCCAGAGCCCTCGAGCTTTCAGGATGTGTTCCGCCAGCTCGCGGACGGCGCCATGGCCACCCCGCCGGAGCAGCACCCCGTCGGCCTGCTGGCGTACAGCAGGGCAGGCATCGGCTGGGGTGATCAGCAGCCTCACCTGATGGTGCACGGCCAGGTCGTTGAGGTCGTCGCCGATGAAGGCGGTGCTGGATGGTGTCGCACCCACCTGCTGTTGGAGCCGGGTCAGTGCAGTGGGTTTGTCTTTGATGCCCACCAGGCAGTACTCAATGTCCAATTGCCGGGCTCGTACTTCGGTGGCTCCTCCTTTGCCGCCGCTCAGGAAGGCCAGCTGCAGGCCAGCCTGTTGCAGCAGGCGGATGCCCAAACCATCGCGCACGTCAAAGCGTTTCTGCAGGAGCCCATTGGGGTCGAACCAGAGGCCGCCGTCGGTGAGCACGCCATCCACATCCAGCACCAACAAGTCGATCTGGCGCAACGCGGGCCGTTGGCGTCGCCATTGGAGTGCATTGAGCAGACGTTTCATCAGGCCAGTCATCAGGCCAGACCTGCCTGGACCAGGTCATGGAGTCGCAGTAGTCCGTCCAGCTCCCCAGCGGCATTCACCACGGGCAGCACGGAAATCGGTTTGCGCCGGTTGTGTTCCATCCGTTGGATCGCATCCACGGCCATCAGCTCTGCCGTCACGGTGATTGGATCCGCCGTCATCAGGTCTTTGGCCTGCAACGATGCCCAGCCTTCAGGGTTTTGGTCACGCAGGGCTCGCCTGAGATCGCCATCGGTGATCAGGCCCACAAGACGGCCTGCATGCTCTGGGTCCTCCACCCAACCACTACCGATCGCTCCCTGGGTGAGTTGGCTGATCACATCCGGCAGGGGCGTCTCGGGCCTGAGAGCTGGCAGCTGCTGGGCCGGCACCATCAGGTCGGCCACGGTCATGGTGAGCTGTTTGCCCAGTGATCCGGCCGGGTGATTGATGGCGAAATCA contains these protein-coding regions:
- the kdsA gene encoding 3-deoxy-8-phosphooctulonate synthase produces the protein MAARCVALGDIRFANDAPFVLIGGVNVLESRDFAVEVAGHYKAVCQRLGIPLVFKASYDKANRSSIHSYRGPGLKDGLQMLQAVKDTHGIPVITDVHSPEEAAPAAAVCDIIQLPAFLARQTDLVEAMASTGAVINIKKPQFLSPSQMANVVEKFRECGNEQLLICERGSNFGYDNLVVDMLGFGVMKRSCHDLPLIFDVTHALQCRDPGGAASGGRRSQVVDLARAGMAVGLAGLFLESHPDPNTARCDGPSALPLDQLEAFLSQVKAIDKVVKAMPALEIH
- the kdsB gene encoding 3-deoxy-manno-octulosonate cytidylyltransferase, whose product is MTIQRSVVAVPARLASSRLPDKVLAEIGGKPMIQRVLEQCAKAQGPAAVVLCTDSPRLQQLAESWGFPVLMTSESCSSGSERIASVADQLVARAWSEAAQGWESAVRAQRLASTAVINVQGDQPFLEPDVVTAMVEEFGRRDPVPAVVTPVYRLQPETIHNPAVVKTLLAHDGRALYFSRSAIPHVRDVDPAAWHQHTDYWGHVGMYGFRGDVLAAWDQLPASPLEDLERLEQLRLIEAGHTIATFQVEGTSLSVDTAEQLEQARQMALAQA
- a CDS encoding sulfotransferase: MTKSLDSNANPPGVFLLGVGAQKAGTSWLHQQLHTRPDADFGCLKEYHVHDARTIAELKRFRQLNCKPLQPRTWVQPRTWLRQWFIHNPEHYAEYFQWLLTRPRLRGAQIQLTGDITPSYALLSADTLKGINTSFQVRGTPVKPVFLMRDPIERLISSQRMKLRKQGLRDAATEVATLRKRVAKGRGLRSDYGQTLDALDQAFGLEHCFVGLFETLFTQPTYAELCHFLGVPYQAPAWGEKVNVSATKTVIPDDLLAEMGRQHADDLKRAQQALPGLDLQQLWPTTSRWSQA
- a CDS encoding HAD family hydrolase — translated: MKRLLNALQWRRQRPALRQIDLLVLDVDGVLTDGGLWFDPNGLLQKRFDVRDGLGIRLLQQAGLQLAFLSGGKGGATEVRARQLDIEYCLVGIKDKPTALTRLQQQVGATPSSTAFIGDDLNDLAVHHQVRLLITPADACPAVRQQADGVLLRRGGHGAVRELAEHILKARGLWTDLSRNGWRDRND